Proteins encoded within one genomic window of Mesobacillus subterraneus:
- a CDS encoding TlpA disulfide reductase family protein produces the protein MRLRQPMPEISGATEWLNGEFTRNQLVGEKPTLIHFWSISCHLCKVAMPSVNELRDNYKEELNVMAVHMPRSDKDMNLEEIKQVAAEHQISQPIFIDDEHKLTAAFENQYVPAYYLFDKNGLLRHFQAGGSGLKMLEKRVIRVLEEMEKEE, from the coding sequence ATGAGATTACGTCAACCTATGCCTGAAATATCAGGAGCCACAGAATGGTTAAATGGAGAGTTTACCAGGAATCAGCTGGTGGGTGAAAAGCCGACATTGATCCACTTTTGGTCAATCAGCTGCCATCTTTGCAAGGTCGCGATGCCATCGGTGAATGAACTTCGTGATAATTATAAAGAGGAATTGAATGTGATGGCTGTCCATATGCCCAGATCCGATAAAGACATGAATTTGGAAGAAATCAAGCAAGTGGCAGCAGAACATCAGATTTCACAGCCCATCTTCATTGATGATGAGCATAAACTGACAGCTGCCTTTGAAAACCAGTACGTCCCTGCTTACTATCTTTTTGACAAGAACGGTCTGTTAAGGCATTTCCAGGCTGGAGGCAGCGGACTGAAAATGCTTGAAAAGCGTGTGATCAGGGTCCTCGAAGAAATGGAAAAGGAAGAATAA
- a CDS encoding N-acetyldiaminopimelate deacetylase translates to MDFTNFIKIRRDLHLIPELGFKEFKTQSFLLDYLGSLPQERLEIKTWKTGVFVRIKGSNPKKTIGYRADIDGLPITEATGLEFKSLHEGQMHACGHDFHMTIALGLVSYFVAHPIDDNLLFIFQPAEEGPGGAEPMLKTDIMQEWKPDMIIALHIAPEYPVGTVATKEGLLFANTSELFIDLAGKGGHAAYPHQTNDMVVAACALVNQLQSIVSRNVDPLDSAVVTIGKITGGTVQNIIAETARLEGTIRTLSVDSMARVKERIEAVVKGIEVGYQCKTSIDYGAMYHQVYNNEELARDFIAFAEKKENINVIVCKEAMTGEDFGYMLKEIPGFMFWLGVNSEHGLHHARLDPDEDAIETAINLLTKYIEYKSN, encoded by the coding sequence ATGGATTTTACTAATTTCATTAAAATCAGAAGAGATTTACACTTGATTCCTGAGCTGGGTTTCAAGGAGTTCAAAACTCAGTCTTTTCTTCTAGATTATTTAGGCAGCCTTCCCCAGGAACGCCTTGAAATAAAGACTTGGAAGACCGGGGTTTTTGTCAGGATCAAAGGAAGTAACCCTAAGAAGACGATCGGCTATAGAGCAGATATTGACGGCCTTCCAATCACAGAAGCAACCGGATTGGAATTCAAATCACTGCACGAAGGGCAAATGCATGCATGTGGACATGACTTTCATATGACAATAGCTCTAGGATTGGTTTCTTATTTCGTTGCTCATCCGATTGATGACAATTTGCTGTTCATTTTCCAGCCTGCAGAGGAAGGACCTGGTGGTGCTGAACCTATGCTTAAGACTGATATCATGCAGGAATGGAAGCCTGATATGATTATAGCCTTGCATATTGCACCCGAATATCCAGTTGGCACGGTTGCAACCAAAGAAGGTCTTCTTTTTGCCAATACTTCCGAACTGTTCATTGATCTAGCTGGGAAGGGAGGACATGCTGCTTATCCGCACCAGACTAATGATATGGTCGTTGCAGCATGTGCTCTTGTGAACCAGCTACAGTCTATTGTTTCGAGGAATGTTGATCCCCTTGATAGTGCTGTTGTTACAATCGGCAAAATCACAGGAGGCACGGTACAAAATATCATCGCTGAAACAGCGAGGCTAGAAGGTACAATTCGCACACTGTCTGTTGATTCTATGGCTAGAGTCAAGGAGAGGATTGAAGCAGTCGTAAAAGGAATCGAAGTAGGTTATCAATGCAAGACCTCTATTGACTATGGAGCCATGTATCATCAAGTTTATAATAATGAAGAATTGGCACGTGATTTTATTGCCTTTGCTGAGAAAAAGGAAAATATCAACGTGATTGTTTGCAAAGAAGCAATGACTGGCGAAGACTTTGGTTATATGCTCAAGGAGATTCCTGGCTTCATGTTCTGGCTAGGTGTTAATTCAGAGCATGGACTTCATCATGCCAGACTGGATCCAGATGAGGACGCCATCGAGACAGCCATTAACTTGCTGACCAAGTATATTGAGTACAAAAGCAATTAA
- the dapD gene encoding 2,3,4,5-tetrahydropyridine-2,6-dicarboxylate N-acetyltransferase has protein sequence MKMMDANEIISFIQNSKKATPVKVYIKGDLEGIDFGENSKTFITGNTGVIFGEWAEINPAIEANQAKIEDYVLENDRRNSAIPLLDMKNIKARIEPGAIIRDQVEIGDNAVIMMGASINIGAVVGEGTMIDMNVVLGGRATVGKNCHIGAGSVLAGVIEPPSAKPVIVEDDVVIGANAVVLEGVTVGKGAVVAAGAIVIDDVPPYTVVAGTPARVIKEIDEKTKSKTEIKQELRQL, from the coding sequence ATGAAAATGATGGATGCAAACGAAATTATTTCGTTTATTCAAAATAGCAAAAAAGCGACTCCGGTAAAAGTTTATATTAAAGGTGATTTGGAAGGAATCGACTTTGGTGAGAATTCCAAGACTTTCATTACAGGCAACACAGGTGTAATTTTCGGTGAGTGGGCTGAAATCAATCCGGCAATCGAAGCAAATCAGGCTAAAATTGAGGATTATGTCCTTGAGAACGACCGCAGAAATTCGGCTATTCCATTGCTGGATATGAAGAATATCAAGGCTCGTATTGAACCAGGTGCAATTATCAGGGACCAGGTAGAAATCGGTGACAATGCCGTAATTATGATGGGGGCATCCATTAATATCGGTGCTGTTGTTGGTGAGGGTACGATGATCGATATGAACGTTGTCCTTGGCGGTCGTGCAACAGTCGGCAAGAACTGCCACATTGGTGCAGGTTCTGTGCTTGCTGGTGTTATCGAGCCACCTTCAGCGAAGCCAGTCATAGTTGAAGATGATGTAGTAATCGGAGCCAACGCTGTTGTCCTTGAAGGCGTAACAGTAGGCAAAGGTGCAGTTGTCGCTGCAGGCGCGATTGTTATCGACGATGTGCCTCCATATACAGTGGTAGCTGGAACACCAGCTCGCGTCATCAAGGAAATCGACGAAAAAACGAAATCAAAAACTGAAATCAAGCAGGAGCTTCGCCAGCTTTAA
- a CDS encoding LysR family transcriptional regulator, with the protein MSSISEFHLLSVLAQEMNMRKAAERLFVSQPALSQRLQSLEKDWGTKLFLRSQKGLTLTPAGEVVIQFVNETIAREEKARESIHALNSEVYGTLKIAVASIVGQNWLPQVLKKYVNRYPQAKISLVTGWSSEISKALYEDQVHIGIIRGTPDWKGVKIHLFKDSLYLVDTEITSPEQVLETDRPFIQFKSDSNYYQEIQDWWLRQFQTAPKRTIIVDQIETCKQMTFNGIGYAILPAITLNGAEKDIFKVPLQDENNEPLGRDTWLLGYESAFRLKQVQAFIDIVKEHIDESKKPDK; encoded by the coding sequence ATGTCATCTATATCAGAGTTTCACCTGTTATCTGTGCTTGCACAGGAAATGAATATGAGGAAGGCCGCAGAGAGATTATTCGTATCACAGCCAGCTTTGTCACAGCGACTCCAATCGCTTGAGAAGGATTGGGGTACCAAGCTTTTCCTCAGGTCCCAAAAAGGGCTGACTTTAACTCCTGCAGGTGAGGTTGTAATACAATTTGTCAATGAGACAATTGCCAGAGAAGAAAAAGCCAGGGAATCAATACATGCATTAAATTCTGAGGTGTATGGTACCCTTAAAATAGCTGTAGCTTCGATTGTCGGTCAAAATTGGCTTCCTCAGGTATTGAAGAAATATGTAAACCGTTACCCTCAAGCTAAAATTTCGCTTGTTACTGGATGGAGCAGTGAAATTTCAAAGGCACTTTATGAAGATCAGGTACATATAGGAATTATCAGGGGCACACCAGACTGGAAGGGTGTCAAAATCCACTTATTCAAGGACAGTCTGTATTTAGTGGACACGGAAATTACAAGCCCAGAACAAGTGCTGGAAACAGACCGGCCGTTTATCCAGTTTAAAAGTGATTCCAACTACTACCAGGAAATCCAGGATTGGTGGCTGCGGCAATTCCAGACAGCACCAAAAAGGACCATCATTGTAGACCAGATTGAAACCTGCAAACAAATGACCTTTAACGGTATCGGCTATGCAATCCTTCCGGCAATAACTCTAAATGGGGCAGAAAAGGATATTTTTAAAGTCCCGCTTCAAGACGAAAACAATGAACCCTTGGGAAGGGACACCTGGCTTCTCGGGTATGAATCAGCCTTCCGGTTAAAGCAGGTCCAGGCCTTCATAGACATCGTCAAAGAACATATTGATGAGTCCAAGAAACCAGATAAATAG
- the cbpB gene encoding cyclic-di-AMP-binding protein CbpB, translated as MISLYSGEFLEVSIRDVMIPSERVAHVQVGNSLEHALLVLTKSGYTAIPVLDPHYRLMGLISTPIIMDSILGLERIEFEQLEQKRVEEAMNSKVPRINIHSTLQSSLDLLVDHPFLCIEDDSGIFEGILTRRTVLLKLSKQVKRYNKN; from the coding sequence ATGATTAGTCTTTACAGCGGTGAGTTTTTGGAAGTGTCAATAAGAGATGTGATGATACCCTCTGAACGCGTAGCCCATGTCCAAGTTGGCAATAGCCTTGAGCATGCTCTTCTTGTTTTAACAAAGAGCGGGTATACTGCGATTCCTGTCCTTGATCCTCATTATCGTCTAATGGGCTTAATCAGTACGCCTATTATAATGGATTCAATTCTCGGCCTGGAAAGAATCGAGTTCGAGCAGCTTGAACAAAAACGAGTCGAAGAAGCTATGAATTCGAAAGTACCAAGAATAAACATCCACTCAACTCTTCAATCCTCCTTAGACCTTCTTGTAGATCACCCTTTTCTCTGTATAGAAGATGATTCAGGAATTTTTGAAGGTATTCTGACAAGACGGACTGTATTGCTGAAATTGAGCAAGCAAGTTAAAAGGTATAATAAAAATTAG
- a CDS encoding YkuJ family protein: MSQLQGIITRLKNLQEQSNGGEPAQRFFEVNGERKCQVTYHPKTETYELEIYNDKEKPKKYQFDNIDMITIEIFDLIQ, translated from the coding sequence ATGTCACAGCTTCAGGGAATAATCACTCGTTTAAAGAATTTGCAAGAGCAGTCCAATGGAGGAGAACCTGCTCAACGCTTTTTTGAAGTGAATGGTGAGCGTAAATGCCAGGTTACATATCATCCAAAAACTGAAACATACGAATTGGAAATATACAATGACAAAGAAAAACCTAAGAAATATCAATTCGACAACATTGATATGATTACAATTGAGATCTTTGATCTTATTCAGTAA
- a CDS encoding MBL fold metallo-hydrolase produces the protein MKKPVQLSENVFLIDDFDLSMEERTGTYVLTEEQVTLIETSASPSIPYILEGLQTLGISRSDISYIIVTHIHLDHAGGAGLMLQHCPNAKVIVHPKGARHLADPSRLIMGAKAVYGEKFSQLFDPIVEISEDRLMVIGDGDTLKISETLTLEFLDTPGHANHHFSIYHPLTKGIFSGDTAGIYYPQLDREGIEFYLPTTSPNQFDPEKMLHSINRFKELGTERIYFGHYGMSENPSEAFRQVESWLEVFVEEARQAVLEEKHPGKQVEYITQKLYDKIKTHLTQLGLPDQHPIYELLYLDVNVSAMGLAHYLNHNLGGTH, from the coding sequence TTGAAAAAACCAGTGCAACTATCCGAAAATGTCTTTCTAATCGATGATTTTGATTTAAGTATGGAAGAACGTACCGGTACATATGTTTTAACAGAAGAACAGGTGACGCTTATTGAAACATCCGCCAGCCCGTCCATTCCCTATATCCTCGAAGGCTTACAAACACTAGGGATATCTCGATCCGATATCTCATACATAATTGTGACACATATACACCTCGATCATGCAGGCGGAGCAGGTTTAATGCTCCAGCATTGCCCTAATGCTAAAGTAATTGTACACCCAAAGGGTGCCAGACATCTAGCTGATCCTTCAAGATTGATTATGGGAGCAAAGGCAGTATATGGCGAAAAGTTTTCACAGCTGTTCGATCCAATCGTAGAAATCTCGGAAGATCGCCTGATGGTAATAGGCGACGGCGACACACTAAAAATCAGCGAGACACTGACACTTGAATTTTTAGATACGCCAGGACATGCAAATCACCACTTCAGTATCTATCACCCGCTAACAAAGGGGATTTTCTCTGGCGACACTGCCGGGATTTATTATCCTCAGCTTGATCGTGAAGGCATTGAATTCTACCTGCCAACGACCTCACCGAACCAGTTTGATCCAGAAAAAATGCTTCATTCCATAAATCGTTTTAAGGAACTTGGTACAGAGCGAATTTATTTTGGACATTATGGTATGTCAGAAAACCCTTCTGAAGCTTTCAGGCAAGTGGAGAGTTGGCTAGAAGTTTTCGTTGAAGAAGCAAGGCAGGCAGTCTTAGAGGAAAAGCATCCAGGTAAGCAAGTGGAGTACATCACACAGAAACTTTATGATAAAATTAAAACTCACTTGACCCAGCTGGGACTGCCAGATCAGCATCCGATATATGAACTGCTATATCTGGATGTAAATGTAAGCGCCATGGGGCTGGCTCATTATTTAAACCATAATCTCGGAGGAACACATTAA
- a CDS encoding glutaredoxin family protein yields MNDIIVYTQNDCPPCQIIKMFLTEYGFSYTEKNINEDDKIRQELTETYNSYSTPTIVIGEVIITGFDLEKLKKVLKIRE; encoded by the coding sequence ATGAACGACATCATCGTATACACACAGAACGATTGCCCTCCCTGCCAAATCATTAAAATGTTCCTGACGGAATACGGGTTTTCGTATACAGAAAAAAATATCAATGAAGATGATAAAATCAGACAAGAACTTACCGAAACATACAACTCCTATTCCACACCAACAATTGTGATTGGTGAAGTAATCATCACTGGGTTTGATCTCGAAAAGCTAAAAAAGGTTCTGAAGATTAGGGAATAG
- a CDS encoding DUF3993 domain-containing protein has translation MDKQIKQLFLVLSLLLFIVPANAYANSDLDGREDVFAFLKKAFESQVSLSEKSRTMKEIEGVLDPYFTKSYKSRFIEENVVGQESEYQTYGTDFALYFIPFYAFSEKTKVVEMENEIFVVEFFPRNTEGPVGYEDHYEGLKIVKVNGDWKVADYLYDEVPQEVINKAYPEKAQEQQQDADPVNEENSTNETFVFGPNFSTLKTFMELGVIFKNESRTLLFGLL, from the coding sequence TTGGACAAGCAAATAAAGCAATTATTTTTAGTTTTATCGTTATTATTATTTATTGTACCGGCCAATGCATATGCCAATTCAGATTTGGATGGCAGGGAAGACGTTTTCGCATTCCTCAAAAAGGCGTTTGAATCGCAGGTTTCCTTAAGTGAAAAAAGCAGGACAATGAAGGAAATTGAAGGCGTTCTGGATCCTTATTTTACTAAGAGTTACAAATCCCGATTCATTGAAGAGAATGTGGTAGGTCAGGAAAGTGAGTACCAGACATATGGAACGGACTTTGCTCTTTATTTTATTCCGTTTTACGCCTTTTCAGAAAAAACAAAAGTGGTGGAAATGGAAAATGAAATCTTTGTTGTCGAGTTTTTCCCGCGGAATACCGAAGGTCCTGTAGGCTATGAAGATCATTATGAAGGCTTGAAGATTGTTAAAGTGAATGGTGATTGGAAGGTAGCTGATTATCTGTATGATGAGGTTCCGCAAGAAGTAATCAATAAAGCTTATCCTGAAAAAGCGCAGGAGCAGCAACAGGATGCAGATCCTGTTAACGAAGAAAATTCAACGAACGAGACATTTGTATTTGGACCGAATTTTTCAACGCTGAAAACGTTCATGGAGTTAGGTGTAATCTTCAAGAATGAGAGCAGGACATTGTTATTCGGGTTATTATAA
- a CDS encoding EAL domain-containing protein, whose amino-acid sequence MDALDILTNLDHVVPFFQPIFNADEHKIIGYEVLGRYINGSDDISLGTFFQDDTIPEEYRIEVENIVFAKAMEVVSQSWEQDLLWFVNRDAGLLMMDDGEGFLQLIHSYQEMGVKPEHIVLEISVSNEQAHIEHLINYYKSFGIKIAMDKVGNESSYFERIAGIEPEILKIDMSTLRSNNSGPAYLDVLHSLSILARKIGATLLFENIETPYQLQFAWKNGGRFYQGFYLFKPQRELVVKDILREKLKTEIHGFILSEKKRLQSFFDLRIELHTKFQELINRSKKSQSPSEFLMALGDSLDGIAFRMYVCDEDGFQLSPNLYKTGDHWLVQPKYEGKNWSWRPYFLENIIRMRTGKKGILSDRYSDIETGEVIRTFSLPLSGTEFLFVDLSATFLNQREGLF is encoded by the coding sequence TTGGATGCCTTGGATATTTTAACCAACCTAGACCATGTCGTTCCCTTTTTCCAGCCGATTTTTAATGCAGATGAGCATAAAATTATTGGGTATGAAGTTTTGGGCAGGTATATTAACGGAAGTGATGACATAAGTCTCGGAACTTTTTTTCAAGATGATACAATTCCGGAAGAGTACCGGATCGAAGTTGAAAATATCGTTTTTGCCAAAGCGATGGAAGTGGTCTCTCAATCATGGGAACAAGACCTCTTATGGTTTGTGAACAGGGATGCAGGATTATTAATGATGGATGATGGAGAAGGGTTTTTACAATTAATTCATTCATACCAGGAAATGGGTGTCAAACCTGAGCATATTGTTCTTGAAATTTCTGTGTCCAATGAACAAGCACATATAGAGCATCTGATCAACTACTACAAATCCTTTGGGATTAAAATCGCGATGGATAAAGTGGGCAACGAAAGCAGCTATTTTGAGCGCATAGCAGGTATTGAACCTGAAATCTTAAAAATTGATATGTCCACTCTAAGGTCCAATAACTCGGGTCCTGCTTATCTCGATGTCCTTCATTCTTTGTCAATCCTCGCTAGGAAAATCGGTGCAACTCTATTGTTTGAAAACATCGAAACACCTTACCAGCTGCAATTTGCCTGGAAGAATGGAGGCAGGTTTTATCAAGGGTTCTATCTATTCAAACCTCAAAGGGAATTAGTGGTTAAGGATATCCTGAGGGAAAAATTAAAGACAGAAATTCATGGGTTTATTCTATCCGAGAAAAAACGGCTTCAATCATTTTTTGACTTAAGAATCGAGTTACACACAAAGTTTCAGGAACTGATAAACCGCAGTAAAAAAAGCCAAAGTCCAAGCGAGTTCCTCATGGCGCTTGGAGACAGCCTTGATGGAATTGCCTTCAGGATGTATGTCTGTGACGAAGATGGTTTCCAGCTATCGCCAAACCTTTATAAAACAGGAGATCACTGGCTTGTGCAGCCAAAATACGAGGGAAAGAACTGGAGTTGGAGACCTTATTTCCTCGAGAATATCATTAGAATGAGGACAGGGAAAAAAGGGATCCTGTCAGACCGATACAGTGATATAGAAACAGGGGAGGTCATTCGGACGTTTTCACTCCCATTAAGTGGAACAGAATTTTTATTTGTGGATTTAAGCGCCACGTTTCTCAATCAACGTGAAGGGTTATTTTAA
- a CDS encoding C39 family peptidase — protein sequence MKTRHFIGILLPLLGCSHGSPAENEAQMQKTLNKPIITNESPVPTQEMAVPNTIQKQAKQLQQQNTKALLNVPLIKQNPELKYGCEVTSLAMMLKYAGADTDKMKLFKEIKKENDALKRSANGDILSWGNPAVGFVGDMTGKQAGYAVFDKPIIDLINRYLPGRAVNLTGKEFDAVLDQVSAGYPAVVWTTGNYRLPDRWESWTHGNEVIKTPLDLHAVVLVGFNETTVYLNDPLSGRKQVPVNKTIFIKTWKAMQSRAVSYR from the coding sequence ATGAAAACGCGGCATTTCATCGGCATTCTTCTTCCATTGCTTGGATGCAGCCACGGCTCGCCCGCCGAAAATGAAGCACAAATGCAGAAAACCTTGAATAAACCAATCATTACGAATGAAAGTCCTGTGCCAACTCAGGAAATGGCGGTCCCAAACACTATTCAAAAACAGGCAAAACAACTGCAACAACAAAATACCAAAGCGTTACTAAACGTACCCTTGATCAAACAAAATCCAGAGTTAAAATATGGTTGTGAAGTAACCAGCTTGGCGATGATGCTGAAATACGCCGGAGCTGATACAGATAAAATGAAGCTTTTCAAGGAGATAAAGAAAGAAAACGATGCTTTGAAGAGATCAGCAAATGGTGATATCTTGAGCTGGGGTAACCCAGCTGTAGGCTTTGTTGGAGATATGACCGGAAAACAGGCAGGCTATGCAGTCTTTGATAAACCAATAATTGATTTAATCAATCGTTATTTACCAGGAAGGGCAGTCAATTTGACTGGCAAGGAGTTTGACGCAGTACTGGACCAAGTATCTGCAGGTTATCCAGCAGTTGTATGGACTACCGGCAATTATCGTTTGCCCGACCGCTGGGAATCCTGGACGCATGGCAATGAGGTCATCAAAACGCCTCTAGACCTTCACGCTGTAGTCCTGGTCGGTTTCAATGAAACAACGGTCTATTTGAACGATCCTCTGTCTGGCCGAAAACAGGTGCCAGTAAACAAAACTATCTTTATAAAAACATGGAAAGCGATGCAATCGAGAGCAGTCAGTTACCGTTAA
- a CDS encoding metallophosphoesterase, which produces MSEQITRRTFIKRAVGTLLTAGGLGTGSYFYAREVEPRMLDITRHTIKNAAVPSGFDGVRIIQFSDTHIGFQYTMEQLRQLISKINKLKPDLIVFTGDLLDDPRHFTEQNKLISMLSKLDAPLGKFAVYGNHDHGGYGSDLYKQIMEQSGFTLLLNNAVNIKLLDGSSIWIAGIDDAMLGKPDLNASIANIPTNSYTILLSHAPDKAEEAAHFSIQLQMSGHSHGGQIQIPFYDPLVTPPFAEKYVEGFYTVGKSEGLTLYVNRGLGTTRLPFRFLSQPELAVFTLKNEKTSS; this is translated from the coding sequence ATGTCTGAACAAATCACTCGGAGGACTTTTATTAAACGGGCAGTTGGAACTTTGTTGACTGCTGGAGGACTCGGCACAGGGAGCTATTTTTATGCCCGGGAAGTCGAACCACGCATGCTTGATATTACCCGTCATACGATTAAAAATGCCGCGGTGCCTTCCGGTTTTGATGGAGTGAGGATCATTCAATTCAGCGATACCCATATCGGATTCCAGTATACAATGGAGCAACTGAGGCAATTGATTTCTAAAATCAATAAACTAAAGCCTGACCTGATTGTTTTTACCGGGGATTTACTTGACGACCCCCGACACTTCACCGAACAAAACAAACTGATCTCTATGTTGAGCAAACTCGATGCCCCGCTAGGTAAATTTGCCGTGTATGGCAACCATGACCATGGGGGATACGGTTCTGATCTATATAAACAAATAATGGAGCAATCGGGATTCACATTATTACTGAACAACGCAGTTAACATCAAGCTTCTTGATGGAAGTTCAATATGGATTGCCGGAATCGATGATGCTATGCTTGGTAAACCTGATCTGAACGCGTCCATCGCCAATATACCAACTAACTCATATACAATCCTTTTATCCCATGCCCCAGACAAAGCAGAAGAAGCAGCACACTTCTCAATTCAACTGCAGATGAGCGGACATAGCCACGGAGGACAGATTCAGATTCCCTTTTATGACCCATTGGTGACCCCGCCTTTTGCCGAAAAATATGTGGAGGGCTTTTATACTGTTGGCAAGAGCGAGGGTCTGACTCTGTATGTGAACCGCGGTCTTGGGACGACAAGGCTTCCATTCAGGTTTTTATCTCAGCCTGAACTTGCAGTTTTTACCTTAAAAAATGAAAAAACAAGCAGCTGA